In Paenibacillus sonchi, the genomic stretch CATACATAGATTAGAGGGAAGGGCGGGATGCATGTGAGCAATAATCAGGCTTTTGAAGAACGGGCCATCTTTCTGGCAGCTGTCTGCGGACAGACCTATGCCCAGTTTAATCATGCGGACGGTTCATTCACCGTTCCAGCTGGCTATTCGGTCACTCACACCATTCATGCAAAATCGTTAGGACAAGTGTGGGAACGGTTCGGGTTCATTATCGAATCTCCAGAAGAGATCATAGTCGCCTTCCGCGGGAGCAGCTCAACAGCCAACTGGATCTCCAACGCCAATGCCACGCAAAAAAAGTTCAAATATATCAAGGAAGACTGTCTGACCCACCGCGGCTTCACCAACATATATACCTCAGCCCGAAGCGGGATTCACTCCGCACTCTCCCGGTTATCCTCCGGCAAAAGACTATATATTACAGGTCACAGCCTCGGCGGAGCACTGGCCACACTATGCGCGCCTGATGTTGCTGCCAACACTTCTTTCCGCACACCGCATCTGTATACGTATGGTTCACCCCGTGCGGGTGATCCAGCCTTCGCAAAAGCCAGTACCCGCTATGTACCGAACAGCCACCGTATTGCCAATCTTTTTGACGCTGCCGCCTATGTTCCGCCCTCGATCTTCAAGCTGCCCAAGCGGGACAAACGGTATTATTACAGTCATGTCAGAGAGTTCTACCCCCTTTCGTTTCAAAAAGGTTCCGTCAGCCTGAATCATGCACTCGGCAGTTATTTCGAAGAGCTCTCCATGCTCCGGCCGGAATTCAGCCGCCAGCTCTGCACCTCAAATCCGGATTTTTGTCCGGTCCTGGAAGTGCCCCCTCAAGCAGCGATTAGGGCTTAACCCCTGCATGGATTAAAAAAGCCCTGCAGACCCTAGCGGCCGGCAGAGCTTTACGTTTTTTGTGTCCATTCTAAACGGGATTAGTGATCGACGCCATGACTCAGGGGGTAACATACCCGATATTTGTATTCCCGTTTGTACTGCCCTTTGCGCTGACAGTGGAAGTGACAATACCCGAACCGGCAAGAATAAGTGAAGCGATCATTAAGAGCAATCCTCTTTTCATCAGCTTAACTCCCTCTCTTCAAGAATTTTATTCATAAGCTTGCTGTATTGCTCCTGTTGTTCAGCTGTTGCTTGTCCTCTTAATGATTCGTAGAGGGCAGCAGCTTTGCGGAACCCTTTGTTATCATTAAGACTAACACTTGTTGTCAAAACATACAGAGTGTTATTTATGGAATCACTTATTTTCCCATTTTTAGAATAATATAGAGACAAAAGATATACACAATCTATAAAGTACCGAATGTTTCTATTCTGTTTATAATATTCAGCTTCTTCAAAAATTTTATCCATAAATTCTTCCAGAATCACATCGACTCTAAAATTATGGAGAATAGATGATTCCAAAATATGTATAATCCCAGGGAGAATTTCATCGTTATTTTGTCTGATATAGGATACGTAGTATTCCAGCACATCTTTATTTCCCTCGCTGAGATCCACTACATATCTGTTAGCTACCGCTATATTCCGGTAATATTCTACCTCATCCAAACCTCTTGCATCCATGCCATTAATCCAGCCTAATTCTGAATACCTGTCAATACACGCTCTTGCTTCTACATACTTGCCCAGTTTCTGAAGCGCAATCCCCTTTAGGCACATACTGTACCCGAAATAGTACACCACACTCCTCTTCAGTTGAAATATATTCACTGATCTGCCGGATGCACGTTTCTGCTGGTTTGTCTGGTATATGTTATTAATCTCCTCGTGAAGCTTATCTGCAATCAGGATGATGCTGTCCCAATTCTCTAGGGTGAATGATGCCTTCAACATATCCACCAGAGAGTCAGCTTGGATGCCATCTAAATCCAGCTTCAATCCCTCTTCCTCCTTTAATAATAGTAATTATATGCACACAATTTTCGGTAGGTTATTTTTAAAAATGAGTTATCCTCCTAATTATTCTTTATTTTTCCATTTCATGAAGTGATCGTTGTCACTTTAATCAATGGTACCTCCCAATCGGGAAAATAAATCTGCCCAACAAGATACATAATGAAGCTCTGTTGGAGATAAAAATTTCAGCAAACAAATCTTTTCCCTGACGTTAGCTGTCAGGGAAGTGATTTTATAATAGGTTATATCAAATGTGAATGGAGTGTTATTGGATGCAAACCCAAAAAGCTTATCTCTATGTATTGAATACAATGTCAGACTGGGAGTATGGATATTTAATTGCTGAGCTAAACACAGGAAGATATTTCAAAACAGATGTAGCCCCTATAAAAGTAGTTACCGTAGGAGCTGATAAAGAAATTATTACTACGATGGGAGGACTGCGCATACAACCGGATATATCCCTTGATGAGTGCACTTTTGAGAGTAAAGATCTATTAATTTTACCTGGGGGAAATACTTGGGGAGAACCTGTTCATCAACCTGTCTTGAAAAAAGTTGGCGAAGCTTTAAAGCTAGGCGCTATTGTTGCTGCCATTTGCGGTGCAACCGAGGGACTGGCGAATATGGGGTACCTGGATTCCAGAACGCATACAAGCAATGACTTAGAGTATTTGAAAATGGTTTGTCCTCAGTATAAAGGAGAAAAATTTTATGAGCCGGGACCTGCAGCAGCGGATACAAATCTGGTTACTGCCTCAGGAGTAGCTCCCCTGGAATTTGCGGTGGAAGTCCTGAAGCAATTAGATGTATTTGCGCCGGATACACTGCATTCATGGTATAACCTGAATAAGACTCATCAACCTGAATACTTCTTCCAGCTAATGAGTTCAATTAATAGATAGCTTATGAAATAGACTTATATGGGTATTCTGGATAGACCAGAGCAGGAACTTCAGCAACGGCATTTCTGCCGTTGTCTAGTTCCACAGTATATAGAGTGAACTTAAGATCTTTACATTAGGGACTTCGTCGGGACTACGGTGAATGTTTGGACTTCCGGCCGCTGCCCATCTGCAGATTTCTTGATTTGTACCGCTGTTCGCGGTGGAAATCCGCAGACTGCCTATGCTGAAGATAGCGAGCTTTCCTACGGAAAGCTTTTAGGCGGACGCATTCGCTCCGTAAGTATCCAAACTTCCCCTCCAGCCCTTGCCCTTTTGTTCGTTTTTCAAGTTCACTCTATATAGAATAAAATCATAAATACCGGGCAATCATCCGGACCAGTTGTGCGGGCAGCTCCGGCAAATGGGAGATGTCCAGGAATCTGTCGCTCCCGTAGATGTCATGAATGACATCCTTGTCCTGGCCAATGGCGGCTGCAAGAAATGTAACTCCCTTGCGTTCATAGTAGGCCAAGGTCTGCTGCATGTCCTGGACGGCCAAGGAACCGGTATAATCCTCCATGGCCTTGGGCTGTCCGTCACTGATGCTGATCAGCAACCGGGTCTGCGCTGCTGAGCCAGCTAACCGGTCTGCCATAACTCTCAATGCCATCCCGTCACGATTATTGCTTCTGGCACGAATTCCCATGAGTCTGAACCGGTCATTGGCATCCGGGTGCTCAAAATCCGCATAGGCGTACATGGACATCTGCTCCAGCCTGGAGACATCTGCTGTATCCCCGTAGATCAACACCGGAATCCGGCAAAGCTGACAAAACTCGTACACGGCGATGACCGCCTGTTTGGCAGCCTCCAATCTTCCAAAAGCCGACATGGATGCCGATTCGTCCACTCTAACACCGACCGCCAGGGAGGGAGAGTCGGTTGGCGGCCGTTTCTTCGCAAAATACCTGAAATCACGGTAAGCAATGCTGTCCGCCTGAAATTTACTGCCATAATACTGATGTTTCCCAAAATCAAAAGAGTCATCATGTGCGAGCAGCGGCATGGTTTTCCTGGCAATTTCTCTGACAACAGGCAAGAGCTCCCTGCTCAGACTCTGATATTCACGCTTGGATTCCAAATCAAAATCCGGACGGTGAACAATGAGTTTGATCTTGCTGTGGATGGAAGCAGACACTGTCTCTCTGGCCTCGCGGTTCAGCTTTTTGCGGAAGTCCCGCTCTTGCTGTCTCGCTTCTTCTGACTTCAGCTCAGGGTTTGCCTGATGAACTCTGGGAGCACCGTCTTCTTCGGTATCTGAGCGTTCCATTTCGGTTGAAGAATCAGGAAATTCGGCTGTGCTTTTGTCGCTGTCCGCAGATTTTTTCAGCGCAACCCCCTGTTCCTCTTCCTCCTTGCCAGGGTCAAAATCAGTATCGCCGATGTCCCCCCATGCTTTTAGCTCCAGTTCCGCAACGATTCTTTTTTTTACCTTCCCGTTCGATTTCATCAAGACCCGAGAACAAGCCATGGCTTCGTAAGGCTTCTTCCAGCAGCTTGATTTCTTCGGAATCGGTTGTGATCTTGTAGATGACTTTATGATAAAGGGATTCTGTGGCTGAAGCTCCGCCGGCAACCGCATCCGCCCAATAGAAAAAAGAACGCATCCCCGCCACACCTTTAATCGCATTCGCCCGGGCTGTGCTGTCCAGAACCATAATGATCTCTGCCAGTACACCCAACACCCGTTCATCCGTATAGCCGGTTTTGGAGACGGCCCGTTCAATCATGATCTCTTTGGCGGGCAGATCCATCTTCTCGGTATGCTGAACCCGGTCACGCAGAGCTTCATTCAGCGGCCTGGTTCCTGCATAACTGCGGTTGGTCGTAATGACCGCGATAAAATCCGGGTGCCGGCGTATAATTCCTGTCGGAAGATTAATGCTCCCGTCCAGTTCCAGGGCCGAGTTAAGCGCCATGAGCACCGCGGCATCCCGGATAACGGTAGGTTCCTGAATCTCCAGAAGATAACCTTGCTGATAGGCTCTGACGATCTCCGAAGGGTAAAAACGATATTCAACCGCTTCGTCACCGCTGTTCTGCCCGGCATTCGCCAGCAGCAGTTTCAGCTTAGAGGCGGCCTGCTCCCGGCTGATCCCCAGCACATTCATCAAGATTTCAGCGGTGCTCTGAAAACCGTCATTTTCATATAATGCGTTCCAGACGGCTTGCTCCGCAGGCTCCAGCTTCTGCAGATCTTCTTCCGGGATGACCGGCAGAATCGCCCCGATAATATCCGATTTATCCATATCCGCGAAGCAGGTCACCTTCGTATAAGGCAATCCCAACTCAGCGGACAGTGCCTTTGCAAGCTGTGTTTTTCCGGAGCCGGCATCCCCTTCCAGCAGGATATTGGCGATTTTCAGTTCCCCGCGGTTCCAGTTGCGCCTGATTTCACTACAGATTCGCTTCTCTTCTTCGCTGACTTTATGAGACAACGGCTTATTCCAGACCAGCTCCTGCTCTGCACGGGTCAGTTGTCTTGCTGGAGACAGCATAGTTGTTTCTTGCTTGCTCATACCCTCTCACCTCTTTAAGGCTTTAATACCCCATGTCTTTCAACAGCCGGGACAATACGCGCAGCCGTTCTCCAATCATTTCTCCATCATCACTAAGCGCCTGGGCAAACAGCTTGATATCATTATCAATCATGGGATTGTCCGCGCACACGGATACACTCATGGCATCCCCCTGCAGCCCGATACGGTCAATTACCGGGTTCTCCGGGTCATACATTTTCGGAAACCGGTAGGCATCCTGAAAATATAAGCTGCTGCTGCAGATCAGAATGGCAAGGTCCAGAACACGGTGCATCGGCAGCTCCTCGGACTGTCTCGACCATTTCTCCCCGTATGTCTCCATACTTTTGCTGAAATATCAACCTTCCCCCGGTCATTCCACTGGGCCAGTCCCAGAGAGAGACCCTTCGCATCCGTATTCCGGGCATACCGGCCGTCCACTTGCTCATAATCTTCTGATACGACTACAGGTTTATGTTTTAACGTTGTTGGAATTTTCATTTGTACACGCTCCAATTTTTATTTACTAATTTACTAAATTACTAATTTACTAAATTTAAAACCATAATAATCCTCTGTTTTGCTTTTGTCAACGGCGAGACTTCAAATTCTTGATCCGCACCGAGAAAAACAGGAGTACAACCCGCAATTTTTATGATGCAGTGCGTCCCCATCTTCCTATCGTCAAATCATAAAAAAGGAGATTACCTATGAAAAAACTCATTATACTCATCTTCACTACCACCCTGTTCCTCCCGTCTGTAGTTGCTGCGGCCGACCCGCCAGCGTCCCCTTCGGCCGTAAAGCTGGACAAAGCCGGGATCGAAGCCTTTGCAACGCAATTTTTTGAACAAAAGGAGGTCAAAGAACAATTGGCAGGCGCCCTGCTGGTCATCGTCAAGGACGGACAGGTGCTCCTGAACAAAGGCTACGGTTATGCAGACATTGCTGCAAAGCGGCCGGTTGACGCGGATACAACACTCTTTCGCCTGGCTTCTGTATCCAAGCTGTTCACTGCTGCAGGCATTATGCAGCTGGCTGAAGCCGGAAAGGTTGATCTGGACAAGGATGTCCAAACCTACCTGCCGGATATGAAAATCCCGAATACAACGGGAGCACCGCTTACACTGAAGCATCTGATGACCCATACGACTGGCTTTGACAATGCGGACAACGTTGATTCCGATAAGTCTTATTCACTTAGGAATTACCTGAATGACATGATGCCTACTGTTGTGCGCAAGCCGGGGGAAGTTTTCCGTTACGACAACTTCGCATTTACTTTGCAGGGGTAAATCATCGAGCAAGTGTCCGGACTGCCTTTTCAGGATTATGTCAGCAAAAATATTTTCAACCCGCTCGGTATGGACAGCAGCAGCTTTATTTTCAACGACGAGGTAAAGCAAGCCATCGCCACTCCCTATGACAACAATCTTGAGCAGCTAGAGCAAATCAAGAACGTGCCTGACAACTCTCCGCAAGGAGGGATGTTCTCTACGGGTGGCGATATGGCCAGGTTCATGCTCGCAATGCTACACAACGGGCAAGCCGGAGATGGGCGGTTCCTGACGGAAGCTTCAGTAAAAGCAATGGAGCATACAAGCGTCACGATCCATCCGGACATTCCGGGTGCCGGCTATGCCTTTGAGATGAACTATCCGAAAGATTACAACGGGTATACAGTCGTAGAAAAAGGCAGCGATTTATCGGGCTTCCATTCCAATCTATGGCTGCTGCCCGGGCAGAACACCGGTATGTTCCTTGCCTTGAACAGTGACAAAGGCAACCTGCGGCTTCCTTTCTTTGAGCAGTTCATGAGCCGTTATTTCCCTAGAACGGATGCTGGACCGGCTTTTCTGAAGCCGGCACCGGATAAGCAGCAGCTCCTACGGTTTGAGGGACTGTACCGCCATCTGCGCACACCTGTATTGCGTTATGACATTACGGCAACAGACGGTGCCTTGATCGTGCGCGATGCTTTGGGCACCCATACCTTGCGCCAGGCGGACGATTTGCTGTTCTATGACGAAGAAGGAACCCCTACCGGTTTTAAATCGGATGCGGACGGGAACATTACCTACTTTTCCT encodes the following:
- a CDS encoding lipase family protein, whose protein sequence is MHVSNNQAFEERAIFLAAVCGQTYAQFNHADGSFTVPAGYSVTHTIHAKSLGQVWERFGFIIESPEEIIVAFRGSSSTANWISNANATQKKFKYIKEDCLTHRGFTNIYTSARSGIHSALSRLSSGKRLYITGHSLGGALATLCAPDVAANTSFRTPHLYTYGSPRAGDPAFAKASTRYVPNSHRIANLFDAAAYVPPSIFKLPKRDKRYYYSHVREFYPLSFQKGSVSLNHALGSYFEELSMLRPEFSRQLCTSNPDFCPVLEVPPQAAIRA
- a CDS encoding type 1 glutamine amidotransferase family protein; translation: MQTQKAYLYVLNTMSDWEYGYLIAELNTGRYFKTDVAPIKVVTVGADKEIITTMGGLRIQPDISLDECTFESKDLLILPGGNTWGEPVHQPVLKKVGEALKLGAIVAAICGATEGLANMGYLDSRTHTSNDLEYLKMVCPQYKGEKFYEPGPAAADTNLVTASGVAPLEFAVEVLKQLDVFAPDTLHSWYNLNKTHQPEYFFQLMSSINR
- a CDS encoding vWA domain-containing protein is translated as MACSRVLMKSNGKVKKRIVAELELKAWGDIGDTDFDPGKEEEEQGVALKKSADSDKSTAEFPDSSTEMERSDTEEDGAPRVHQANPELKSEEARQQERDFRKKLNREARETVSASIHSKIKLIVHRPDFDLESKREYQSLSRELLPVVREIARKTMPLLAHDDSFDFGKHQYYGSKFQADSIAYRDFRYFAKKRPPTDSPSLAVGVRVDESASMSAFGRLEAAKQAVIAVYEFCQLCRIPVLIYGDTADVSRLEQMSMYAYADFEHPDANDRFRLMGIRARSNNRDGMALRVMADRLAGSAAQTRLLISISDGQPKAMEDYTGSLAVQDMQQTLAYYERKGVTFLAAAIGQDKDVIHDIYGSDRFLDISHLPELPAQLVRMIARYL
- a CDS encoding AAA family ATPase; translation: MSKQETTMLSPARQLTRAEQELVWNKPLSHKVSEEEKRICSEIRRNWNRGELKIANILLEGDAGSGKTQLAKALSAELGLPYTKVTCFADMDKSDIIGAILPVIPEEDLQKLEPAEQAVWNALYENDGFQSTAEILMNVLGISREQAASKLKLLLANAGQNSGDEAVEYRFYPSEIVRAYQQGYLLEIQEPTVIRDAAVLMALNSALELDGSINLPTGIIRRHPDFIAVITTNRSYAGTRPLNEALRDRVQHTEKMDLPAKEIMIERAVSKTGYTDERVLGVLAEIIMVLDSTARANAIKGVAGMRSFFYWADAVAGGASATESLYHKVIYKITTDSEEIKLLEEALRSHGLFSGLDEIEREGKKKNRCGTGAKSMGGHRRY